A region of Polyangiaceae bacterium DNA encodes the following proteins:
- a CDS encoding DUF2071 domain-containing protein, protein MLLLRGTEELSFELGGSVAEHDARARLPPELEPALVAGRARVALTVFRMRGLRLRGLPGPGLDYSEALWRLAVQHRGELAWLAVACDLDSAPVRLTGRALIRYPVREASLGLADDGFSVRAADAVLAIELGDPATAELESPGTRPLLVASGGRLWRVPWAEVPAPESRCRALEVRADTLSQQTLGAVDWDPVALWLRGRGHRCGRATDLTSVLR, encoded by the coding sequence ATGCTGCTACTCCGCGGCACCGAAGAGCTGAGCTTCGAGCTCGGCGGGAGCGTCGCGGAGCATGACGCGCGCGCCCGCCTTCCGCCCGAGCTCGAGCCCGCGCTCGTCGCGGGCAGAGCGCGCGTCGCGCTCACGGTGTTCCGCATGCGCGGGCTCCGCCTGCGCGGCTTGCCCGGGCCCGGGCTCGACTACTCGGAGGCGCTGTGGCGTCTGGCCGTGCAGCACCGAGGAGAGCTCGCCTGGCTCGCCGTGGCGTGCGATCTGGACTCGGCACCAGTCCGGCTGACGGGACGCGCGCTGATCCGCTATCCGGTGCGCGAGGCGAGCCTCGGCCTGGCCGACGACGGCTTCTCCGTGCGCGCGGCCGACGCCGTGCTGGCGATCGAGCTCGGGGATCCGGCGACGGCAGAGCTCGAGTCACCGGGAACGCGACCTCTGCTCGTCGCGAGCGGCGGTCGGCTGTGGCGCGTGCCCTGGGCGGAGGTTCCGGCACCCGAGTCCCGCTGCCGGGCGCTCGAGGTTCGCGCCGATACGCTGAGCCAGCAGACTCTCGGGGCCGTCGACTGGGATCCGGTCGCCCTCTGGTTGCGGGGCCGCGGGCATCGCTGCGGGCGCGCGACGGATCTAACCAGTGTGCTACGGTAG